The following are encoded together in the Microbacterium hatanonis genome:
- a CDS encoding SPOR domain-containing protein translates to MTDDSEKYWYNLTTGQVERGFASPMVDRAGPFDTAEEAANAPALLRERSREWDEDEAREKNWGADGAQK, encoded by the coding sequence GTGACCGATGACAGCGAGAAGTACTGGTACAACCTGACGACGGGCCAGGTCGAGCGCGGCTTCGCGTCTCCGATGGTCGATCGCGCCGGCCCGTTCGACACCGCCGAAGAGGCGGCGAACGCTCCCGCCCTCCTGCGCGAGCGTTCGCGGGAGTGGGACGAAGACGAGGCCCGCGAGAAGAATTGGGGCGCCGACGGCGCCCAGAAGTAG
- the glnA gene encoding type I glutamate--ammonia ligase: MDKQRDFVLRTIEERGVKFVRLWFTDVMGTLKSVAIAPAEVEGAFAEGLGFDGSAIEGLTRSYESDLLAHPDPTTFQTLPWRGEVDPTARMFCDITTPDGQPAVADPRHVLKRTLAKAADAGFTFYTHPEIEFYLLKSSTLGANGQPEPVDSAGYFDNVPGGTAHDFRRRSVRMLEDLGISVEFSHHEGGPGQNEIDLRYADALTMADNIMTFRTVIKEVAIEQGVYATFMPKPISGQPGSGMHTHMSLFEGDMNAFYEEGAQYQISKVGRQFIAGLLRHANEISAVTNQFVNSYKRLWGGDEAPSFICWGHNNRSALVRVPMYKPNKGQSSRIEYRALDSAANPYLAYALMLAAGLKGIEEEYELPAEAEDNVWSLTDSERRALGYAPLPQSLDDALSYMEESELVAETLGETVFNYVLLNKRREWQQYRAQVTPFELQSNLEML, encoded by the coding sequence ATGGACAAGCAGCGTGACTTCGTACTGCGCACGATCGAGGAGCGCGGCGTCAAGTTCGTGCGCCTGTGGTTCACCGACGTCATGGGGACCCTCAAGTCGGTCGCCATCGCGCCCGCCGAGGTGGAGGGCGCCTTCGCCGAAGGTCTCGGTTTCGACGGCTCGGCGATCGAGGGGCTGACCCGCTCCTACGAGTCCGACCTGCTCGCCCATCCCGATCCGACGACGTTCCAGACGCTGCCCTGGCGCGGCGAGGTCGACCCGACCGCACGCATGTTCTGCGACATCACGACTCCCGACGGCCAGCCCGCCGTCGCCGACCCGCGGCACGTGCTCAAGCGCACGCTCGCGAAGGCCGCCGATGCCGGGTTCACGTTCTACACGCACCCCGAGATCGAGTTCTACCTGCTGAAGTCGTCGACCCTCGGTGCCAACGGACAGCCTGAGCCCGTCGATTCCGCCGGGTACTTCGACAACGTGCCCGGAGGCACAGCGCACGACTTCCGTCGCCGGTCGGTGCGGATGCTGGAAGACCTCGGCATCTCCGTCGAGTTCAGCCACCACGAGGGCGGACCGGGTCAGAACGAGATCGACCTGCGGTACGCCGACGCGCTGACGATGGCCGACAACATCATGACCTTCCGCACCGTGATCAAAGAGGTCGCGATCGAGCAGGGCGTCTACGCGACCTTCATGCCGAAGCCGATCAGCGGGCAGCCCGGCAGCGGCATGCACACGCACATGTCGCTGTTCGAGGGCGACATGAACGCCTTCTACGAGGAGGGCGCGCAATACCAGATCTCCAAGGTGGGCCGACAGTTCATCGCCGGCCTCCTGCGCCACGCGAACGAGATCTCGGCCGTGACGAACCAGTTCGTCAACTCGTACAAGCGCCTGTGGGGCGGCGACGAGGCCCCCAGCTTCATCTGCTGGGGCCACAACAACCGCTCCGCCCTGGTGCGCGTGCCGATGTACAAGCCGAACAAGGGCCAGTCTTCGCGTATCGAATACCGCGCGCTCGACTCAGCGGCCAACCCCTACCTCGCCTACGCACTGATGCTGGCCGCGGGCCTCAAGGGCATCGAGGAGGAGTACGAGCTCCCGGCCGAGGCCGAGGACAACGTGTGGTCGCTGACCGACTCCGAGCGTCGCGCCCTCGGGTACGCCCCGCTGCCGCAGAGCCTCGACGACGCCCTCTCCTACATGGAGGAGTCGGAGCTCGTCGCCGAGACGCTCGGCGAGACGGTCTTCAACTACGTGCTGCTCAACAAGCGTCGCGAGTGGCAGCAGTACCGTGCCCAGGTGACGCCGTTCGAGCTGCAGAGCAACCTCGAGATGCTTTGA
- a CDS encoding bifunctional [glutamine synthetase] adenylyltransferase/[glutamine synthetase]-adenylyl-L-tyrosine phosphorylase: MTSSDRSSPLTGLARRGFARLTEADALLDELAGLISVDREELTAAASRSADPDEALSGLVRIARRDAEAVRQAAADAAAWRAIWNLAGASLGFGEFYLRHPEELVHLRGAGESLPADEAMRTAMLDSVGARDGFAESGGESAWVALRVRYRSILAGIAAYDLVQDDPTEVVDSVSARLADAAGAALEASLAVARTRISDPSAGTTAFPRAQVAATCFAIIAMGKAGAQELNYVSDVDVIFVGGTSDEDVVSESRAIDIATRLAMQTMRGISGAEIEPGLWEVDPNLRPEGKQGALVRTLDSHLTYYDRWAKSWEFQALLKARAVAGDMDLGERYVAAVQPKVWTSGARENFVEGVQKMRERVTDHIPADEVTRQIKLGPGGLRDIEFTVQLLQLVHGLSDERIRQRGTLAALDALVAEGYIGRTDATAFERDYRVLRLLEHRLQLRALRRTHLMPIKPDEQRALARSSKLAETGQGVLDLWEATKREVRDIHVRLFYRPLLSAVAALPESERTLSTAQAHDRLSAIGFRDPAGALRHIAALTTGLSRKASIQRHLMPVMIRWFADGVDPDYGLLAFRRISERLGNTPWFLRMLRDSSAAAESLTRVLSGSRYIGELMEWIPESAAWLDDEELLRPRSGISLQEEARAIQARHASVDDAMRSVRALRRREMLRTAMAGVLGVVTIEELASALTTITEVSIQATLRAVWPEVVPPEDGALDFAVIAMGRFGGSELGFGSDADVMYVYRANGVPAQRAHDLSVKLVAAIRQHSEDHRLPLDLDADLRPEGRNGPIARSLEAYAEYYRRWSLSWEAQALLRARGIAGSVKLLTAFFEMVDGVRYPHAIDPNGLREIKRIKARVESERLPQGADPSRHLKLGPGSLSDVEWLVQVLQLQHAHELRGMRTTSTLRALEAAREAGFIEDSDAERLRETWLLASRLRSANTLLSGQTSDALPTDRAKLDGIGRILEYPPRSASVIEEQWMGTSRRARRVFERLFYG; this comes from the coding sequence ATGACGTCGAGTGATCGTTCCTCCCCTCTCACCGGTCTCGCACGCCGCGGATTCGCACGCCTCACCGAAGCCGACGCGCTGCTCGACGAGCTCGCCGGACTCATATCCGTCGACCGTGAAGAGCTGACGGCAGCGGCGTCGCGCTCGGCCGACCCCGATGAGGCCCTCTCGGGTCTCGTGCGGATCGCACGCCGCGACGCCGAGGCCGTGCGCCAGGCCGCGGCGGATGCGGCGGCCTGGCGTGCGATCTGGAACCTCGCGGGCGCGTCGCTCGGTTTCGGGGAGTTCTATCTGCGCCACCCGGAGGAGCTCGTGCACCTTCGAGGAGCGGGCGAGAGCCTGCCGGCAGACGAGGCCATGCGAACAGCCATGCTCGACTCCGTCGGGGCCCGAGACGGCTTCGCGGAGAGCGGGGGAGAGTCGGCGTGGGTCGCGCTGCGCGTCCGCTATCGCAGCATCCTGGCCGGCATCGCTGCCTATGACCTGGTGCAGGACGACCCCACGGAGGTCGTCGACTCGGTCTCTGCACGCCTGGCGGATGCGGCCGGTGCTGCTCTCGAGGCCTCGCTCGCCGTTGCCCGCACTCGCATCTCGGATCCCTCCGCGGGCACGACCGCGTTCCCGCGAGCCCAGGTCGCGGCGACCTGCTTCGCGATCATCGCGATGGGGAAGGCTGGAGCCCAAGAGCTCAACTACGTCAGCGACGTCGACGTCATCTTCGTCGGCGGCACCTCTGACGAAGACGTCGTGAGCGAATCTCGTGCCATCGACATCGCGACGCGTCTGGCGATGCAGACCATGCGAGGGATCTCGGGTGCCGAGATCGAACCCGGCCTCTGGGAGGTCGATCCGAACCTGCGCCCCGAGGGGAAGCAGGGGGCTCTCGTGCGCACGCTCGACTCGCACCTCACCTACTACGACCGCTGGGCCAAGAGCTGGGAGTTCCAAGCCCTGCTGAAAGCGCGCGCCGTCGCCGGCGACATGGATCTCGGCGAACGCTACGTCGCGGCCGTGCAGCCGAAGGTCTGGACCAGCGGTGCGCGCGAGAACTTCGTCGAGGGCGTGCAGAAGATGAGGGAGCGGGTCACCGACCATATCCCCGCCGATGAGGTGACCCGCCAGATCAAACTGGGCCCGGGCGGCCTCCGCGATATCGAGTTCACGGTGCAGCTGCTCCAGCTCGTCCACGGCCTGAGCGATGAGCGGATCCGTCAGCGCGGCACGCTCGCCGCCCTCGACGCACTCGTTGCGGAGGGATACATCGGGCGCACCGACGCCACCGCGTTCGAGCGCGACTACCGCGTGCTCCGGCTTCTCGAGCACCGCCTGCAGTTGCGAGCGCTGCGGCGTACCCATCTGATGCCGATCAAACCCGATGAGCAGCGGGCTCTCGCGCGCTCGTCGAAGCTCGCAGAGACCGGCCAGGGGGTGCTCGACCTCTGGGAGGCCACCAAGCGCGAGGTACGCGACATCCACGTGCGGCTCTTCTACCGACCGCTGCTCTCTGCCGTTGCGGCCCTCCCCGAATCGGAGCGCACCCTCTCGACGGCCCAGGCGCACGATCGACTGAGCGCGATCGGCTTCCGCGACCCCGCAGGCGCGCTGCGGCACATCGCGGCACTCACGACGGGGCTGAGTCGAAAAGCATCGATTCAGCGCCATCTGATGCCCGTGATGATCCGATGGTTCGCCGACGGCGTCGACCCCGACTACGGCCTGCTGGCCTTCCGCCGCATCAGCGAGCGGCTCGGCAACACCCCCTGGTTCCTTCGGATGCTGCGCGACTCCTCGGCGGCGGCCGAGAGCCTCACCCGCGTGCTGTCCGGCTCGCGGTACATCGGCGAGCTGATGGAGTGGATCCCGGAGTCCGCCGCATGGCTCGACGACGAGGAGCTCCTGCGCCCGCGCAGCGGTATCTCGCTCCAGGAGGAGGCTCGCGCGATCCAGGCGCGGCACGCCAGTGTCGACGACGCCATGCGGTCGGTGCGGGCTCTTCGACGCCGCGAGATGCTGCGCACAGCCATGGCGGGCGTGCTCGGGGTCGTCACGATCGAAGAGCTCGCCAGCGCGCTGACGACGATCACCGAAGTCTCGATTCAGGCGACTCTCCGTGCGGTGTGGCCGGAGGTCGTGCCGCCGGAAGACGGGGCACTCGACTTCGCGGTGATTGCGATGGGGCGCTTCGGCGGCTCCGAACTCGGCTTCGGCTCCGACGCCGACGTCATGTACGTCTACCGGGCGAACGGCGTTCCCGCCCAACGCGCCCATGACCTCTCTGTGAAGCTCGTCGCCGCCATCCGGCAGCACTCGGAGGATCACCGCCTGCCGCTCGACCTCGACGCCGACCTCCGCCCCGAAGGACGTAACGGACCGATCGCCCGCTCCCTCGAGGCCTACGCCGAGTACTACCGCCGCTGGTCGCTCTCGTGGGAGGCCCAGGCGCTGCTGCGGGCCCGGGGGATCGCCGGAAGTGTGAAGCTGCTCACCGCGTTCTTCGAGATGGTCGACGGGGTGCGCTACCCGCACGCGATCGATCCAAACGGGCTGCGCGAGATCAAGCGCATCAAGGCCCGTGTCGAGAGCGAACGACTCCCGCAGGGCGCCGATCCATCACGCCATCTCAAGCTCGGACCGGGATCGCTCAGCGACGTCGAGTGGCTCGTGCAGGTGCTGCAGCTGCAGCACGCTCACGAACTCCGGGGAATGCGCACAACGTCGACCCTGCGCGCTCTCGAAGCCGCCAGAGAAGCGGGATTCATCGAGGATTCCGATGCTGAACGCCTGCGAGAGACGTGGCTGCTCGCGAGCCGTCTCCGCTCGGCGAATACGCTGCTGTCGGGCCAGACCAGCGATGCCCTTCCCACCGACCGGGCGAAGCTCGACGGCATCGGGCGCATTCTCGAATACCCCCCGCGCTCCGCCTCCGTGATCGAGGAGCAGTGGATGGGCACCTCACGGCGCGCGCGGCGCGTATTCGAGCGTCTCTTCTACGGCTGA
- the gdhA gene encoding NADP-specific glutamate dehydrogenase, whose protein sequence is MTVTPSALPGTVRDVYSTVEKRNPHEPEFLQAVHEVLESIAPVLDRYPQFVDGGILERLVEPERQILFRVPWVDDAGRLQVNRGYRVQFSSVLGPYKGGLRFHPSVNLSIIKFLGFEQIFKNALTGQGIGGAKGGSDFDPHGRSDAEAMRFCQSFMNELYRHLGEHTDVPAGDIGVGAREIGYLFGQYRKITNRHESGMFTGKGVQWGGAEVRTEATGYGAVFFAQQMLAVHSTSLDGLRVGVSGSGNVAIYAIEKAWQLGATPVTASDSSGYVVDHDGIDVDLLRHVKEVQRARIREYAAQRPSARFVEGRRPWDVPVDIAIPAATQNELDLDDAHALIANGVRAVSEGANMPSTPGAVAAFQRAGVLFGPGKAANAGGVATSALEMSQNAARQKWSFDDSERRLRSIMANVHDAAFDAAERYGHPGDYVIGANSAGFERVAHAMLAQGVI, encoded by the coding sequence ATGACCGTGACCCCGTCCGCCCTGCCCGGCACCGTGCGCGATGTGTACTCCACCGTCGAGAAACGCAACCCTCACGAACCGGAGTTCCTCCAAGCCGTCCATGAGGTCCTCGAGTCGATCGCCCCGGTGTTGGACCGGTACCCGCAGTTCGTGGACGGCGGCATCCTCGAACGGCTGGTCGAGCCGGAGCGTCAGATCCTCTTCCGCGTACCGTGGGTCGACGATGCCGGCCGTCTGCAGGTGAACCGCGGCTACCGCGTGCAGTTCTCATCGGTTCTCGGCCCCTATAAGGGCGGCCTGCGCTTCCACCCGTCCGTGAATCTGTCGATCATCAAGTTCCTCGGTTTCGAGCAGATCTTCAAGAACGCCCTCACCGGGCAGGGCATCGGCGGGGCCAAAGGCGGCAGCGACTTCGATCCGCACGGACGCTCCGACGCGGAGGCCATGAGGTTCTGCCAGTCCTTCATGAACGAGCTCTATCGCCATCTCGGCGAGCACACCGATGTGCCGGCCGGGGACATCGGCGTGGGCGCACGCGAGATCGGCTACCTCTTCGGGCAGTACCGCAAGATCACGAACCGTCACGAGTCGGGGATGTTCACGGGCAAGGGCGTCCAATGGGGCGGTGCGGAGGTGCGCACCGAGGCGACGGGTTACGGCGCCGTCTTCTTCGCTCAGCAGATGCTGGCCGTCCACAGCACGTCGCTCGACGGGCTCAGGGTCGGAGTCTCCGGCTCGGGCAACGTCGCGATCTATGCGATCGAGAAGGCCTGGCAGCTGGGCGCGACTCCTGTCACGGCATCGGACTCGTCGGGATACGTCGTGGACCACGACGGAATCGACGTCGACCTGCTGCGGCACGTCAAGGAGGTCCAGCGCGCACGGATCCGCGAATACGCGGCGCAACGTCCGTCCGCTCGGTTCGTCGAGGGGCGCCGCCCGTGGGACGTCCCTGTCGACATCGCCATCCCGGCCGCGACGCAGAACGAGCTCGACCTCGACGACGCGCACGCACTCATCGCCAACGGGGTCCGCGCCGTATCGGAGGGCGCGAACATGCCCTCTACTCCCGGGGCCGTCGCCGCATTCCAGCGCGCCGGAGTCCTCTTCGGCCCCGGCAAGGCAGCCAACGCCGGCGGAGTCGCCACATCCGCACTCGAGATGAGCCAGAACGCGGCCCGCCAGAAGTGGAGCTTCGACGACAGCGAGCGTCGGCTCCGTTCCATCATGGCGAACGTTCATGACGCAGCCTTCGACGCGGCCGAGCGGTACGGGCACCCCGGCGACTACGTGATCGGCGCGAATTCCGCCGGCTTCGAGCGCGTTGCGCACGCGATGCTCGCGCAAGGCGTCATCTGA
- a CDS encoding helix-turn-helix domain-containing protein translates to MAQHPFGELLRRRRHYADLTLEHLAELAGVSTRTVSDIERGVSVGPQRRTVIALANALELADHDRAEFLGAARLGRLRTATNVSLSSIQPFRLPDFTGREAEMTALVSLLSSRTGEAASSVLVTGMAGVGKTTVALEAVHRATAGTSDVLFVNLHSPDTLPLFPLQVLQSLLRQKGPQEEHATMEGAFAAWRRVSAIEPLAVVLDNVTDEDQVRPVLATARPVVVALTSRRSLGGLEGCQRVVLATLPRADSIAFLARIIPEGQRARGDLAELAELCSDLPLALRIAGNRISSRPTWTVEDFVQRLRAHSSRLRHLVAGDLRVGSTFALSYEALSPRSRQVFRSLPLIVGSSFRADMVASIHGYDVETTDGILGELADLALLEPLSGDRYRMHDLLRIFAEERLGVSETPQEIEPGRARLRSWTLEKAREMALVDEEMDAAHEPGDVTLPSAREWLTTEADSWLDALRVAAATPTDSLDLVLGTAEALVQFAERWLSFPHWRTVARIAVTAAEQFGDEARLAKQLQMLSALELGLLDANPDIALEIARRARETAERAGAGDAATWALISIAWSETHRGESDAALRAARHALEEALEGGLVEPQVQSRYWIAIGLLDDDPEGALHQAAEMRTTIDDHESDLSLRQWSTLNNLSTAISAKVLIRLGRYSEAVEVANRMMDDAPFFPHEPDFLARAYRHRGFAHLGLGERENARSDLRRALDLVQEHERPDWWAAEIQDALDSLDRP, encoded by the coding sequence GTGGCGCAGCATCCGTTCGGAGAGCTCCTGCGACGCCGTCGCCATTACGCCGACCTCACTCTCGAGCATCTCGCGGAGTTGGCGGGGGTGAGCACGAGGACTGTGAGCGATATCGAACGAGGTGTCAGCGTTGGCCCACAGCGCCGGACGGTCATCGCTCTGGCTAATGCTCTCGAACTCGCGGATCACGACCGCGCGGAGTTCCTCGGCGCAGCTCGACTTGGGCGGCTGAGAACTGCGACGAACGTCTCACTGTCTTCTATCCAACCTTTTCGGCTGCCAGATTTCACCGGGCGCGAGGCCGAGATGACGGCTTTGGTTTCTCTGCTGTCTTCGCGCACCGGTGAGGCAGCGAGCTCGGTGTTGGTGACCGGTATGGCGGGCGTCGGGAAAACGACTGTGGCGCTCGAGGCGGTTCACCGAGCAACCGCTGGCACGTCCGACGTCCTCTTCGTCAACCTTCACAGCCCAGACACGCTTCCCCTCTTTCCGCTCCAGGTGCTTCAATCGCTGCTACGCCAGAAGGGGCCCCAAGAAGAGCACGCCACGATGGAAGGAGCTTTCGCGGCATGGCGTCGCGTCAGCGCCATCGAACCCCTCGCCGTGGTCCTCGACAATGTGACCGACGAGGACCAGGTCCGACCGGTGCTCGCCACGGCGCGCCCGGTGGTGGTCGCCCTCACGTCACGCCGATCGCTTGGGGGCCTCGAAGGTTGCCAGCGAGTCGTGCTCGCGACACTCCCTCGGGCAGACAGCATCGCGTTCTTGGCCCGAATCATTCCGGAAGGTCAGCGAGCACGCGGTGATCTCGCAGAGCTGGCTGAGTTGTGCTCCGATCTTCCGCTGGCGCTGCGTATTGCGGGAAACCGAATTTCATCTCGTCCTACGTGGACCGTCGAGGACTTCGTGCAACGGCTGCGCGCGCACTCCTCGCGGCTTCGGCATCTCGTGGCCGGAGATCTCCGCGTCGGCTCGACGTTCGCGCTCTCCTACGAGGCTCTCTCCCCCAGATCCCGGCAGGTATTCCGGAGCCTTCCACTGATCGTCGGCTCCTCTTTCCGGGCGGACATGGTCGCGTCCATTCATGGATATGACGTGGAGACGACCGATGGAATTCTCGGTGAGTTGGCCGACCTTGCCCTCTTGGAACCGTTGAGCGGCGACAGATACCGCATGCACGACTTGCTTCGCATTTTCGCCGAGGAGCGCCTCGGAGTTTCAGAAACGCCGCAGGAAATAGAACCGGGGCGTGCGCGACTACGAAGTTGGACACTTGAGAAGGCGCGCGAAATGGCACTCGTCGATGAAGAGATGGATGCCGCCCACGAGCCGGGGGATGTCACCCTCCCCTCGGCACGAGAGTGGCTGACAACAGAAGCAGACTCGTGGCTGGATGCTCTGAGGGTGGCTGCCGCTACCCCGACCGACTCCCTTGACTTGGTCCTGGGGACCGCCGAGGCGCTCGTCCAGTTCGCAGAGCGGTGGCTCAGTTTTCCGCATTGGCGAACCGTCGCGCGCATCGCAGTGACGGCAGCGGAGCAGTTCGGAGATGAAGCCCGTCTGGCAAAGCAACTGCAGATGTTGTCCGCTCTTGAGTTGGGCCTGCTGGATGCGAATCCGGATATCGCGCTCGAGATCGCACGCCGTGCCCGCGAGACAGCAGAAAGAGCGGGCGCCGGTGATGCAGCCACGTGGGCGCTCATCTCCATCGCCTGGAGTGAGACGCACCGCGGTGAGTCAGATGCAGCCCTGAGGGCTGCGAGGCACGCCCTCGAAGAAGCGCTAGAGGGCGGGTTGGTAGAGCCGCAGGTACAAAGTCGGTATTGGATTGCGATCGGGCTGCTGGACGACGATCCGGAAGGCGCGTTGCACCAGGCAGCCGAGATGCGTACAACCATCGACGACCACGAATCTGACTTGTCTCTGCGCCAGTGGAGCACGCTGAACAACCTCTCTACCGCCATCTCCGCGAAAGTGCTCATCCGCCTCGGGCGGTATTCGGAAGCCGTCGAGGTGGCGAATCGCATGATGGACGACGCGCCGTTCTTCCCGCACGAACCGGACTTCCTAGCTCGCGCGTACCGCCATCGTGGGTTTGCGCACCTCGGGCTCGGCGAACGCGAGAATGCTCGGAGCGATCTTCGCCGGGCGCTAGACCTAGTGCAAGAGCACGAGCGGCCCGACTGGTGGGCGGCAGAGATTCAGGATGCGCTGGATTCTCTCGACCGACCATGA